Genomic segment of Candidatus Bathyarchaeum sp.:
TCCAGCATCGGTGATTATTGCTACTTTATTTCCGGCGATTGGAGCTTGAAAAGCCAAAGCTTTACCCATATCAAAGAATTCTTCAAGGTCATTTGCTCTTAAAACGCCAACTTGTTTAAAGGCAGCAGAATAAATTTCGTCAGAACCTGCAATTGAACCCGTGTGCGAAGCCGCAGCCCGAGCACCCGCAGCAGACCGACCTACTTTAAGGCAAACAATTGGTTTTTTACAAGTAACTGTTCTTGCAACATCCATGAATTCTCTACCGTTTTCGATGCTTTCTGCGTACATCAGCATTACATCAGTTTTTTCATCATGCAAAAGATACTTGAGCATCTCAGAAGCTGTTACGTCGGCTTTGTTTCCAAAACTTACGAATTTGCTCACACCCATTTGTTTACCTGCCAAGTAGTCCAAAGCGGCAGCACCAAAGGCACCACTCTGGGTAACTATTGCCATAGGTCCAGGTCGAGGTCGTGGTGTAGCAACAACTTCGTCTCCTGTGCTGAGGGTTTTTGTTTCTGGGAGAAACAGCATGTCTACACCCGTTGAAGAATCGTAAACTCCTAGACAGTTTGGACCCAAAACTCGGATTCCTGCCTCTTTGGCAATGTCTGCTACTTCTTTTTCTAGTTCATGATTGCCAATTTCACTAAAACCTGACGTAATAATTGCAGCGGCTCTAACCTTTTTTTCTGCAAGCTCATGCATAACGCCTGGAACAAACTTTGCGGGAACAACAACAACCGCCAAATCAACTTCACCAGGTATGTCCAGCACTGAGGAATAACACTTGATGCCCTGTATGGTTTTTTCGTTAGGGTTAACGGCATATAATTTTGCTTTAAACAGGTTTCGTTGACTGTTAATTACAAAGTTTTTGAAGATAACGTGTCCGGCCTTCATTGTTCTGCGAGATGCACCTATAATGGCAACTGCTTTGGGTTCAAAGAAGGTATCCATTTGTTCCAGGAATGCTTTCATAATCTTAATACTCCTTTTATCTGAATTTTAATACTCATTTTTGTACGTTTTGGATTTTAGTTACTTTAAATCTTATAAGTACTACCGGTCGATGCTCAGTTTGGTCAAGCATGTTCCAAGTAACCTCTGTTAAACTAACCTTAAAGTTTTTAGCCATGTCCCAGACCGTTCGACCAGCCCCAGAACCACGAGCTCGGTTAGCAACTTTAGCAATTTCAATTGCTTCTTCAGTTGACATATTAGATCCAGAAAAAGCCAAAGGTGTAGCCCGTTTTTGTAGTTTAAGGGATCGTCCAAAAACATAAGCCAGAAACCCTCCAATTGAATAAATTCCTTTTATTGGTTTTGGACGTGGAGTAAAATGAAATCCCTTCAAAGAATATGTTTTATCAGTGTCGACAATTACAACTGAAACTTTTTTTCCTAGTTCGCTGTAGATCCGTTCTCGTAATTCAAAAACAATTTCTTGTGCATTTTCTAACGGAAGGCAAACATAAGAAAAAGCTAAGTTACTTCCATCGATTCCTCCTTCAGAACCGTGCATTAAAGCTTGCAAAAAACCGCCTCGCTGTAACGCTAATTGTTTGTGGCGACTGCCCTCTTCAAAAGGATATGACCGAAGATAATCTAAGGTTTTTTTTCTCAAATGGCAAACTGGTCCCAGAACATAAGGCCAGATAATTCGCATCCAGTATTTGGCAATGAACCGGGCAAGACTACTTGGTTTGATTTTTTTTTCATCAACAAGGTTTCCAAGGGCTGTGGAAACAGCCTTTTCAGATATTGTAACAAAATCTCCGTCATTAACTACGTTTTCGATTGAACTAATTATGTCTGTGATGTAGTCGTCTTTTGGTTTCCAGTATCTGGTTCTTACTGCGAGGGTCTTGTATTTTTTTTCCAATTGCATCACAATGAACTTTAGTTCTGTTTTGTAAAGAGTGAACCCTCAATAAATAGATAATATTTTGTAGGAAGAATGCATTTCAAAACATAGTAAACCCTGTGAGGTGCGAACCAAATGCCTGCAAAAGATAAGGAGAAATCATCAAGCCTGTTTGATCTCCTTGAAGATGTTCCTGACGAAGTAGAAGAAAAAGAACCAGCAACTGAAAGAGAAAATCTATTGGATTCTATGGGTGTTGAAGACCGCTTCAAAGAAGGAAGCATCAGTATCGACATGAGAACCTGCAGAGGTATAGAATGTAACTTATGCGTGAAGGCTTGTCCCACAAACGCCTTGTATTGGAAGGGTGGAGATATTGGCATAATCGACGACCTATGTATTCATTGTACTGCATGTGTAGCAAATTGCATGGTAGATGATTGCATAAAAGTCAGTAGAAAACGTCCTGATGGTAAAAAAGAAACCTTCAGTAATGCAAAAGATGTTTGCATGTTACTAAAGAAAATAAACTCCAAAAAGGGAGTTGACCGGGTAACATCACTTTATCCGACAGTTGATGAGTATCTTGATCGCCATGGCGAATAATCAGATTTAGTGTATAGTTTTTCAACTCATTTTTCTCGCAAAATGCAGGTTGTCTTATTCCATTCACAAATAAAACTTGTTTACTGTCAATTTTCAAAAAATGTTGTTTGGAATAATGCAGTTAGCTGCATTACCAAGTTGTGTTTTACTGAAGTATGACTTCTCCAGTAACGCCATCGATGTTTACGGTTTTTTCTTCTTTGGTTTTGACATTTCGCAGAGTGATAATATAGACAGGATTGTAAATTGTTGCATGTTCAGTGATTTGGAACAATTCATTATCTACAGATTCAATGTCATTAGGTTTGTTGACTAGTCTGTCTTTTATCATTGCTATGACTTCTTTGTTGGAAAGTTTTGGATTTTCAGTTTTGTTTTTGAACTCTTTCAACAATTTTTTAGGGCTATCTTCCGAAGGGGCAATAGGAACCTGATCTGGTAAGATTTCTCGTCCTGTTTTGTCCAAAATGATGTAAGCTTTGTCTTCATAATATGCCCATTCTTGACCTGGAACAGTAATGACTTTTTTGAATTGAGTGGGTTCTGAATTAGGAACAATCAGTTCATGAGGCGCGAAAGTTTGCCCAAAAATTTTTACTTCTTTGGCTTTTTCGTCTACTTGGATGTTGTAGCTCTTTTTGATGTAATACTCAATTCGGTATTGTGCGTCCACAAGAGTGTATGGAACATAATGTTTGTCAATTGAAACTACCCGGATGTCTTCTGGTTTGGGTTTGGAAAAACGTTTAATGAACAATTCGTTTTTTATTTCTTCGGCTTTTTGTTTTAGCGTGGACTGGTCTACTCTAGACTTGTAGACAATAATCTTCTGTTCTACAATCTTTTCTGGAATCTCTGTAACTGACGTCAAGTGTAACACCTAGGGAACAGGATAAAAATGAAACGTTAACTAATTAATCATTTATGAATTGAAAATCCACATTATAGTTATGTATAAAACAAAAAATTCAGATTTTATTTTTTGTTTTGTTTCCAAGAGACGTTTCTAGTCTTGAAATTGACTGTTCAAGAGCATTTCTTCGGACTTCCATGGTGATGTCTCCACGTGTAATTTCAATTAATTTGCGGGCAACGTCACATTTTCTTCTAAGACCGTTAACAATCACGTAGGCATTATCCAAGGAGGTTAACTCAGAATAGATAAGCTCCATGCCTTCTAGACATTTTTCAGCGAGTTCAACTTCTCCTCTTCGAATTAAATCAAGGGAGCGGCGTCTGAGTTCTCCAATAACGTCGCCTAATGACAAAATGTACGGAGTTTGGGGAACTTTAATTTCTTCTGGAGTTGGAAAGCGGTTTTCCTGGACCAAAGTAAGCAGTATACACGCTTCGGCATGCTCTTCGTAGGCTGCATTTACAGACCCACTGTAAAGCATGTGTGGATAATCTTTGATTACCCCTTGAAGGGCTTCAAAAATGGTTTTTGCGCCTTTGATAAATGAGGCTGCGTCATCAAATCGTTCTTGGTGGGTAACTTGGATGGCTTGTTTAGAAAGGCGGGTTGCTTTTCGCATGTCACGGTTGACGTCCTCTCGAATTTTGTCGATTTTTGTTAGTTCTTCTTGAATTTGTTCTAAAATCTCTTTCAAAGACATAAAGCTCACAACCAAAAACAGTTCAAAAGAAGCTAGGCTAACTTAATAGCCTTTTCCAAGCGGCTAAGTAAAACAACTCGGCTGTCTGTTGACTCATCAATCATTTTGTAACCGATTTCTTCAGACAATTTTGTTCCAAAATCTTTGATTTCAGTATGAGAAGGCATGTTACTGCCATCCATTCTTAGTCTAGAAAAGCCCACATGCATGTACGCTTTGGGCTCTAGATATGTTGGGTTGGCTTTTTCCACAAGTTTGGCAAACTGTTTTGGGTACTCAAGGTTTAGGTGCCGTGCCAAAGTGAACCTGATTACTGTGGGGCATTTGAAGCTAGGAAGCAGCTCCAAAGTTTCGTTGAGTTTTTCCCATGCACTATTACTGTTTGGGCGGCAAACCTTTGAGAAAGCGTTTTTGTCAAAGGCAGAAACAGAAATGTACAGTTGGGTTGGCTCTTCGTTCAGGTTGGATAATCTTTCTGGAATGGTTCCGTTGGAAACAAGAAAGGTTGTGAATCCTCGCTTGTGAAAATTCTGGATTAAGCCGTCCAGATTGGGATAAATTGTTGGTTCACCAGTTAGGCTTATTGCTGCATGTTTAGGATCCAATGCCTCTAGGCGTTTTTGTTGGTCGGCGTTGGGGGTTGCTTTGTATCCCGTTAGGATGCGCCGTTGTTCATTGATGCACCCGTCGATTATGGTTTCCGGGTCGTTCCATTGAGGCAGTTTAGTTTCGTCCCATCTTATATTGTGGTCGCCGCTTTGGGCGCGCCAGCAAAACACGCAACCTAATGTGCAATGAAACAAGGAAGGGGTCATTTGAAGGCATTGGTGGCTGTTGATTCCGTAGAATTTTTGTTTGTAGCATGTTCTGCCCTGAACAATGCTGTTGTAAAGCCATCTGCACCGTTTAACTGCAGAGTGGTTTCCTACTACATGATACTTTTGCCGATGTAACATCTCCATTATTTCGTTGGGAACCAAAGAATCCAAGGTTTAAGCCTGCCCGATTGTTAGAAGGATAAAGATTAAATCGTTGTATTAAAAACTACGTGGTGCTGAAAGAGGTGTACTTTGTGTCTTACAAAAAAATCGTAGAAATGATTCCTGTTGAAAAACGTGGAACACTTTCAGATAAACTTCTGAATTATTTACTGAAAACCAAAAAAGAAGGAAACCTGCCCGCCAGTGTGGCTACATGTTTTCTTGAATACGTTCAAACCGGCGAGTTTGAAGACGAAAAAGGTCTTGCCCTTTTGTTAGGAGCAACCGCGATGGTTGAACTCGATAAAACTACCAAATTTTTGGAAGAAGATCTCGGCTTGACAGACGTCGCCAAAGCAGTCAAAGAGGCAGAAGCATAGGAGTTGAATTAACAATGGTAAAGTTTGGAATCGAATTTGTCCCCAAAGAAGCATACTGGAAAACAGTCTATTATGCAATTCAATCAGAAAAACGCGGTTTTGACAACCTGTGGATAACTGACCACTACAACAACCGCAACGTGTACACCACCCTTGCAACCACTGCCCTTTACACCAAGAAAATCACTTTTGGCCCCGGAGTAACCAACCCCTTTATGATTAACCCAGTAATGACCGTTCAGTCTCTAGCTTCATTAGATGAAATGGCTCCCGGACGCGTTGTTTTGGGAATGGGTGCAGGTGACGTTACAACCCTTGCAAAAACCGGAGTAGAAGCAAAAAAGCAACTATCCGCAGTTGTAGACGCAATATCAATCTTCAAGAAAATGCTTGAAGGAAAAAGCGTCAAATACGAAGGAAAAGTTTTCTCAGTTAACGGAACCAAATTTAACTTTAAACCAAGAGGGCAAATCCCAGTTTACATTGGTGCCCAAGGGCCAAAAATGCTCGCAACAGCAGGCGAAATTGGTGATGGTGTTTTGATTAATGCTTCTCACCCACGAGACATCGACTATGCAGTAAGTCAAATCAAGAAAGGTGTCGAAAAAGCAGGAAAAAGTATGTCTGACGTAGACGTTACTGCTTACACTTCCTTTGCCGTAGACAAGAAAGTTGACAAAGCCATGGGTGCAGCTTCTCCAGTTGCAGCATTTATCGTTGCTGGAAGCCCCGACGTAGTATTGGAGCGACACGGACTGAACATGGAAAAAGTAAACGCCATCCGAAATGCCTTGGCTAAAGGTGACTTTGGTACTGCTTTTGGCTCTGTTACTCCAGAAATGATTGAAGCATTCGCTATTGCGGGCACTCCAGACATGTGCAACGAAAAAATAGCTCGACTACTCAAAGCCGGAATAACCCAGTTCGTTGTTGGTTCCCCAGTAGGACCTAATGTCCGAAAATCGATCGACCTTATCAGCGAATCTGTTATTCCACAATTCAAGTAAAACTGTGACAAACCCAAACTGTGCCCCATTTTTTGTGAGGGCACAACTAAACTTTTTTTCAAAATTTACCTTAAATTTCTTGTTTGTAAATATTTGTTAATCAATAATTTGGCATTAAAATCAAAAACAACTGCCAAATTCACAGAGTTAAAAAACATAAAATTTTTATTCTGTGTAGAGCTTGCATATTTTGCTGATATTACAGAAACTGCGAAAGAATTTTTTTCGAACGAAGGTCGTGGCACATATTGGTTGAAACGAAATATTGCTCCCCAAAATGTCGTTTGTTTAAATGCGTAAAACGAGCTGTAATCTACCAACGAGACAAAATCTGGTGCAGATGGACCGATGAAGAATGCAACGTAGCAAATTGTACCTACGCAACCTGTGTGCGTAGACAATTGTTGCCTAATGGTGTATGCGGTGAATCTGTGAAACGAAAAACCGTTGAAAAACGAAGACCTGAAGAAGACAAAATGCCTCCTGTTAGATTAAAAAGCAAAACTCTAAGAAAAATCCGCGACGACGACTATTTCTAACTTCAAATTTTATATCCACTCTGTTGATACTAAAATTAGAAGTATTTCAGTAGTGCATTTTTTGTTTATGAAAATTCAGACATGTCCCTCGGAAAAAAAGACCTTGAAAAGTTGTTAACCTTCAAAACCGTCAGGGACGAAATTGACGGTTACTTGAAATGTTCTATGAAAAAATGTGCTTGAAATAAGTAAGATGTGCCTAGAACAACTAGGCAATACCTTGCAAAAATCTGTTTTAGCCTGTTGTAACCCTTTTAACTACTGGGGGTCGTTGTTTTTTTAGAACTCGATAACCACAGTAGGTGCATTTTACTCCGCCGCCGCGCAACTCGAGTTCTTCGGTTCGTACTTTGGCGCCGCATTTTACACATTCATAAACAAGTCCACGTGCAGCTCTTTCTGACATAATTTTTATCTCCAGACTAAAAACGCCTGTTTTGCAGGCATTTAAACATTTCTAATGAAGCAAAGCACAGATATATACCTTTGGAAGCTGAAAGGTAACGTGGGAATGCAAGTGAAGGGGCACGTCCTAATTCTTGTTGGGGGCGGAGGACACGCTGGTTACGCGTACGCCTTAGCTCAGGCCCTTCATGACAAGATGAAGTTATCCTTTATTGTGCCCGAAGGAGACAAGCTCAGCGAAAAAAGACTAAAAAAATTTGGCCAAGTAAAATTTCTTATCAAGCCCCGAGGACCAAAAACCTCAACCCAACAATTCATTCCACGGTTAGCTAAATCCTTCATAAAATCTTTAGGTCAGCCCTTTACTGAATTTGATGTAGTAGTAAGTTCAGGAAGCAACTTCTGCGTTGTCCCCTCGATAATGGCGTGGATGCGAGGTGTTCCTGTAGTTAGCATGGAAAGCCCAGTTCGTTTCACAAAAGCTTCACGGACTGCCCGTATTCTTCAAAATTTTGCAGCAGTCACTGCCTTGCATTGGGAAGAACAAAAAAAGATACTAAAGGGCACCGTGGTTGGCCCAATATTTCCCAATGTAGAAGTTACCCCGGAAAACCAAGGCTATATTTTGGTAACAGGTGGAACCCATGGTCATAAACTGTTGTTTAAAGCTCTAGATGAAAGCAACCTAACCAACGTTGTTTTGCAAACTGGCAAAAATGACCCTAAACCTTTTGCTGAAAGGCACCCCGAATGGAAAGTTTTGGATTTCACAGACAAGTTTCAGGAGCTTATAGCCGGAGCTGAGGTTGTAGTTACCCATTTTGGGTTAACTGCCTTGGAGGCTGCTGTGGTGTACAAAAAACCTGTTGTTATTGTTTTGAATCCTGAATGGACACGAACCGTGGGAGCAGAAGATGCGAAAATATTTGCTAAAAAATTAAATGCTGTATTTATTTCTGAATCAACTGTGGAAACTCTCACGAATGCAATAGCAGAAGCAAAAACCAAAAAACCACTCAATTTGCCTTCTGGTGCGGAAAACCTAGCAAATATTATCGCTGATTTAGTAAATAAAAAACGAAAATAAACATTTATACTCTTTCCAGTTTAGGTGTTAATCAAAAGGTGATGGTCTGATGATTGCTGAAACCGTAATTGTTGGAAAAAACGTTCAGATTGGCAAAAACGTTACCATATGGAATTATGTAGTCATAGGTGATAACGTCAAAATAGGTGATAACGTCAAAATCGGTAGCAGTTCCGACATTGGCCGAGACGTAACAATTGGAAACAACTGCTTGATTCAATGTCACGTAACTATTGGTAACCAAACCACAATCGGTGACGACATATTTCTTGGACCAAAAGTAACAATTCTTAACGACAAACACATCGACGGAAACATCCAACCCTGCACAATCAAAGACAAAGCAAGAATTGGCGGCGCAAGCACAATTCTTCCTGGCGTAACAATAGGCAAAGACGCTCTTGTCGGTGCAGCCTCTGTTGTAACAAAAGACGTAGAAGCAGGAAAGATGGTTTACGGCAATCCAGCACGAGAAATCAGTTAAATAAAACAAAAAATTGATTCAAAACTTATTTTATTTAACAATTAACTAAACTGCCCTTTAGATTACATTTATTAGTTTTCAGCCATCATGTAGTAAAGTTCCAGATGGAAACAATTTCAGCATGAGGCTTAGCACATGGTTAAACCGGTAGTTTTGGTTGTTGGTTTGGGTGAAGTAGGGCGCTCCTTGTATGAGCTACTAAAACAGAGTAAAAAATTCGAACTTTACTGTTATGATGTCGACAAACAAAAAATGCAAGACATCAGACAAGACAAAATCCCAAAAAAACTTGATGTAATGTATATTTGCTATCCATGTGGTAACCAAGAAAATTTCGTAAAACTAACAGTGGATTACATGAACAAATTCACATCAGAACTAACAATCATCAATAGCACTGTTCCTCCGGGAACCACCCAACAAGTGCACCAGATTACTGGAGGCAACTTGGTTCATTCTCCAATCAGGGGAATGCACAGTAGCCTAGAAACAATGAAACGAGATTTGCTGTTTTGGACAAAATTCATAGGTGGCATAGATCAAAAATCCGCTGAATTGGCTCACAAACACTTTGAAGAACTCGGATTAAAAACCAAAGTGTTAACAGGAGCCACAGAAACAGAACTGGCTAAACTGTTTTCAACAACTTACCGTGCATGGATGATTGCTTGTTTCCAAGAAATGCACAGGATCTCAAGAAACTTCGAAGCAGATTTCAGTCAAATCATCGAATTTTTGCAAGATACCCATTCTGTTCGGTTTGATAGACCAATCCATTTTCCGGGCGTCATTGGGGGACACTGTTTGATTCCTAACACTGAATTGCTTTCAAAAGTTTATGATTCAGAATTCCTCAAGCTGATATTATCTTCAAACGAAAAACGAAAAACGGAAATGAATAACCCAAAAATTGCTGCTGACGTAGAAAAAATTCAAGAAAAAGTCAAGTCCTTTGAAGAAAAAATATCAAAATGGAATAATCCTTAATGGATTGTTTTTGAAATTAACAAACAAAGCTGGGTGGAAAAAGTGAAGCGTAAAATACCAATCGCGAAACCTGAAATTGGAACAGAAGAAATGGAAGCCGTGAAAGAGGTTCTTGAATCTGGCATGTTGGTTCAGGGACAAAAAGTCAAAGAATTGGAAGAAAATTTTGCATCATGCATTGGAGTTGAACATGCTGTTGCTGTGAGTAATGGAACAGTTGCGTTGGATGTAGCTCTTAAAGCACTTAACATTGGTCCAGGTGATGAGGTCATAACTTCTGCTTTTTCGTTTGTTGCTTCTGGTAACTGTATTTTGTTTCAAAACGCAAAACCCGTATTTGCTGACATAGACCCCAAAACCTTCAATATTGATCCATCGGATGTGGCTGAAAAAATTACTTCTAAAACTAAAGCCATAATTCCCATTCACATCTTTGGGCAACCGGCAAAGATGGATGCCATAAAAGAAATTGCAGAAGACAACAAAATTTTTGTAGTTGAAGATGCCGCTCAGGCTCATGGGGCAGAGTACAAAGGACAAAAAGCTGGCAGCATGGGAACGATGGGCTGTTTTAGTCTTTATGCGACAAAGAATATGATGACCGGGGAAGGAGGAATTATTACTTCTAACGACCAAAAACTTGCAGATATGATGCGCCTGATTAGAAGCCATGGTGAAGTAAAAAAGTACACTCACGATATTTTAGGATATAATTACCGTTTGACCAACCTTAATGCCTCGATTGGGTTAGTTCAACTGAAAAAACTTGAAAGATTTAACCAAAAAAGAAGAGAAAACGCGAAGCTCTTAACCAAAGGAGTCGAAGCAATCAAAGGATTAACTGCTCCATTTGTGGATTCTGATGTTAAACATGTTTTCCATCAATACGTTCTACGGATAGAAGACGAGTTTCCCATGAGCAGAGACGAGCTTTCCAGTTATCTGCCTGACAAGGGCGTTGGTGTTGCCGTTCATTATCCAATTCCAATTTACAATCAACCCTTATATCAAAAACTAGGATACAGCAAAGTGAAATGTCCTAACACCGAAGACGCTTGCAATCGAGTGTTGAGCTTACCTGTTCATCCTAGCGTGACCAAAGAAGATATTGATTACATTGTAACCGCTCTGAAAGAAATTGCAAAGTAGGATTAATATTCTGTTCACTATGTTTCAATCGAATTTAGTAGTGTTTCACGGGCAGGATGAAAACAAAAATGAAAGTTGTAATGGTCAATGATTGCTCATTTGTCGGAGAAACTCTAC
This window contains:
- a CDS encoding CoA-binding protein, whose product is MKAFLEQMDTFFEPKAVAIIGASRRTMKAGHVIFKNFVINSQRNLFKAKLYAVNPNEKTIQGIKCYSSVLDIPGEVDLAVVVVPAKFVPGVMHELAEKKVRAAAIITSGFSEIGNHELEKEVADIAKEAGIRVLGPNCLGVYDSSTGVDMLFLPETKTLSTGDEVVATPRPRPGPMAIVTQSGAFGAAALDYLAGKQMGVSKFVSFGNKADVTASEMLKYLLHDEKTDVMLMYAESIENGREFMDVARTVTCKKPIVCLKVGRSAAGARAAASHTGSIAGSDEIYSAAFKQVGVLRANDLEEFFDMGKALAFQAPIAGNKVAIITDAGGPGIMGVDECIAQGLSVNRFSDETVAKFEKLKAEGKIPRFATNYNPVDLTGSVTSEMFEEGIKILFEDPEIDGIIVLGLHHLPALQDDFVDRVYELSKKYQKSVVACDVGETEMALHIRSKFDKFGIPAYLSPEDAARAMAALSRYGRYLKKTGCYDKYVENFLKRKNS
- a CDS encoding coenzyme F420-0:L-glutamate ligase — encoded protein: MEKKYKTLAVRTRYWKPKDDYITDIISSIENVVNDGDFVTISEKAVSTALGNLVDEKKIKPSSLARFIAKYWMRIIWPYVLGPVCHLRKKTLDYLRSYPFEEGSRHKQLALQRGGFLQALMHGSEGGIDGSNLAFSYVCLPLENAQEIVFELRERIYSELGKKVSVVIVDTDKTYSLKGFHFTPRPKPIKGIYSIGGFLAYVFGRSLKLQKRATPLAFSGSNMSTEEAIEIAKVANRARGSGAGRTVWDMAKNFKVSLTEVTWNMLDQTEHRPVVLIRFKVTKIQNVQK
- a CDS encoding 4Fe-4S binding protein, whose amino-acid sequence is MPAKDKEKSSSLFDLLEDVPDEVEEKEPATERENLLDSMGVEDRFKEGSISIDMRTCRGIECNLCVKACPTNALYWKGGDIGIIDDLCIHCTACVANCMVDDCIKVSRKRPDGKKETFSNAKDVCMLLKKINSKKGVDRVTSLYPTVDEYLDRHGE
- a CDS encoding haloacid dehalogenase, producing the protein MSLKEILEQIQEELTKIDKIREDVNRDMRKATRLSKQAIQVTHQERFDDAASFIKGAKTIFEALQGVIKDYPHMLYSGSVNAAYEEHAEACILLTLVQENRFPTPEEIKVPQTPYILSLGDVIGELRRRSLDLIRRGEVELAEKCLEGMELIYSELTSLDNAYVIVNGLRRKCDVARKLIEITRGDITMEVRRNALEQSISRLETSLGNKTKNKI
- the twy1 gene encoding 4-demethylwyosine synthase TYW1, with product MDSLVPNEIMEMLHRQKYHVVGNHSAVKRCRWLYNSIVQGRTCYKQKFYGINSHQCLQMTPSLFHCTLGCVFCWRAQSGDHNIRWDETKLPQWNDPETIIDGCINEQRRILTGYKATPNADQQKRLEALDPKHAAISLTGEPTIYPNLDGLIQNFHKRGFTTFLVSNGTIPERLSNLNEEPTQLYISVSAFDKNAFSKVCRPNSNSAWEKLNETLELLPSFKCPTVIRFTLARHLNLEYPKQFAKLVEKANPTYLEPKAYMHVGFSRLRMDGSNMPSHTEIKDFGTKLSEEIGYKMIDESTDSRVVLLSRLEKAIKLA
- the mer gene encoding 5,10-methylenetetrahydromethanopterin reductase, with protein sequence MVKFGIEFVPKEAYWKTVYYAIQSEKRGFDNLWITDHYNNRNVYTTLATTALYTKKITFGPGVTNPFMINPVMTVQSLASLDEMAPGRVVLGMGAGDVTTLAKTGVEAKKQLSAVVDAISIFKKMLEGKSVKYEGKVFSVNGTKFNFKPRGQIPVYIGAQGPKMLATAGEIGDGVLINASHPRDIDYAVSQIKKGVEKAGKSMSDVDVTAYTSFAVDKKVDKAMGAASPVAAFIVAGSPDVVLERHGLNMEKVNAIRNALAKGDFGTAFGSVTPEMIEAFAIAGTPDMCNEKIARLLKAGITQFVVGSPVGPNVRKSIDLISESVIPQFK
- the rpoP gene encoding DNA-directed RNA polymerase subunit P (DNA-dependent RNA polymerase catalyzes the transcription of DNA into RNA using the four ribonucleoside triphosphates as substrates) → MSERAARGLVYECVKCGAKVRTEELELRGGGVKCTYCGYRVLKKQRPPVVKRVTTG
- a CDS encoding N-acetyltransferase, which gives rise to MIAETVIVGKNVQIGKNVTIWNYVVIGDNVKIGDNVKIGSSSDIGRDVTIGNNCLIQCHVTIGNQTTIGDDIFLGPKVTILNDKHIDGNIQPCTIKDKARIGGASTILPGVTIGKDALVGAASVVTKDVEAGKMVYGNPAREIS
- a CDS encoding GDP-mannose dehydrogenase, producing MVKPVVLVVGLGEVGRSLYELLKQSKKFELYCYDVDKQKMQDIRQDKIPKKLDVMYICYPCGNQENFVKLTVDYMNKFTSELTIINSTVPPGTTQQVHQITGGNLVHSPIRGMHSSLETMKRDLLFWTKFIGGIDQKSAELAHKHFEELGLKTKVLTGATETELAKLFSTTYRAWMIACFQEMHRISRNFEADFSQIIEFLQDTHSVRFDRPIHFPGVIGGHCLIPNTELLSKVYDSEFLKLILSSNEKRKTEMNNPKIAADVEKIQEKVKSFEEKISKWNNP
- a CDS encoding DegT/DnrJ/EryC1/StrS family aminotransferase; protein product: MKRKIPIAKPEIGTEEMEAVKEVLESGMLVQGQKVKELEENFASCIGVEHAVAVSNGTVALDVALKALNIGPGDEVITSAFSFVASGNCILFQNAKPVFADIDPKTFNIDPSDVAEKITSKTKAIIPIHIFGQPAKMDAIKEIAEDNKIFVVEDAAQAHGAEYKGQKAGSMGTMGCFSLYATKNMMTGEGGIITSNDQKLADMMRLIRSHGEVKKYTHDILGYNYRLTNLNASIGLVQLKKLERFNQKRRENAKLLTKGVEAIKGLTAPFVDSDVKHVFHQYVLRIEDEFPMSRDELSSYLPDKGVGVAVHYPIPIYNQPLYQKLGYSKVKCPNTEDACNRVLSLPVHPSVTKEDIDYIVTALKEIAK